The following are encoded in a window of Lagenorhynchus albirostris chromosome 3, mLagAlb1.1, whole genome shotgun sequence genomic DNA:
- the C3H5orf46 gene encoding uncharacterized protein C5orf46 homolog translates to MAVSVLQLTVVWGLLVLILTCQADNKPESKSDDKPDDSGKTLEPAFPKFLSLLGSEIIENTVEFIICSMMKSKGYMKCDEKKEEDSSE, encoded by the exons ATGGCTGTCTCAGTGCTACAGCTGACAGTTGTCTGGGGACTGCTTGTCTTAATCCTGACTTGCCAAGCCG ataACAAACCAGAGAGCAAGTCAGATGACAAGCCAGATGACTCGGGCAAAACCCTAGAACCAGCCTTTCCAAAATTCCTAAGCCTCTTGGGCTCGGAGATCATTGAGAATACGGTGGAGTTCATCATCTGCTCCATGATGAAGAGCAA aggatatATGAAATGtgatgagaaaaaagaagaagattcaTCAGAGTGA